A genomic region of Alkalilimnicola sp. S0819 contains the following coding sequences:
- a CDS encoding efflux RND transporter permease subunit: MIERIIDLALRSRLLMLVLALAVIGGGLFSWRQLAVEAQPDVSPTLVQVFTVTEGLAPEEVETYVTYPVERAMTGLPNVAEVRSISNFGLSVVSVYFEDGTDMYFARQLVGERVQEAREQIPEGFGEPEMGPISTGQGLILYYYLDAPPERYSLTELRAIQDWLIKPQLETVPGVTEVLGIGGFEKQYQVNVDPDALLRYDLTLDEVIERVEANNLNVGAQFIEQRGEQFVVRSEGLAQGVEDLRAITVKTEDGTPIRLEDVAQIEIGGAVRQGLQTLNGEREVVSGMVVQLYQADTSEVIERVEAKLAQIGESLPEGVSIVPYYEQGTLVQNSVATVTDALLQGIVLVALVLLVFMGGLRPSVVVALAIPFSVLFAVIAMHWFDISANLMSLGGLAIAIGMMVDGTIVMVENVDRHLREAVPDEPRIHVVGRACREVAQPVVFAIAIIIIVFVPLFTLTGVEGKTFRPLAYTVALAMLGSLVYALLQAPVLSDLLMRRPAQRKSKAAASDRSEGTAQGESWIVRALLVPYRPLVRFFIRQRWIAVALAIGLMVAGAAIFPRLGSEFSPRLAEGDLIVNLTLAPSISLDEATRLTLLAEKRMLSVPAVEAVVSRIGRGEVGAHADPINSVHALVVLAPRSEWAELGFDSQGDIERALRQTLDGMPGVMANLTQPIQLSVDELVGGVRADLAIKLFGDDLATLKRKADEIAAVVREVPGAADVQTEQVTGTPQLRIRPDRQALSRYGIDLATVQNAISAAVGGVEAGQIFEGTRRFDIYIRYQERFRDDAEAIADLLVQAPDGQDVPLGQLATIEAIEGPRQITRENAQRYITVQANVEGRDIGSLVQDAQAAIDREVELPAGYILDWGGQFELQQEANARFAVVIPVTLALICLMLYMSFGSIKSTALILLNIPLALVGGVAALWLSGQNLSVPASVGFIALLGIALENGMVLVTYLNQLVKSGVPVDEASVRGASLRVRPVLMTAVTTALGLAPLLFATGTGSEVQRPLAAVVVGGLITSTVLTLLVIPALYKWFAVRVEPETGA; this comes from the coding sequence ATGATCGAACGAATTATTGACCTTGCGCTGCGCAGCCGGCTGCTCATGCTGGTCCTGGCGCTTGCGGTGATCGGCGGCGGCCTCTTCAGCTGGCGGCAGCTGGCTGTAGAAGCGCAGCCCGATGTGTCGCCGACGCTGGTCCAGGTGTTCACCGTCACTGAGGGCCTGGCGCCGGAGGAAGTGGAAACCTACGTCACCTATCCCGTCGAGCGGGCGATGACCGGGCTTCCCAATGTGGCGGAGGTCAGGAGTATCTCCAATTTCGGCCTCTCGGTGGTCAGCGTCTATTTCGAAGACGGCACGGACATGTACTTTGCGCGCCAGCTCGTCGGCGAGCGCGTGCAGGAGGCGCGCGAGCAGATTCCCGAGGGCTTCGGCGAGCCGGAGATGGGTCCGATCTCCACCGGTCAGGGGCTCATCCTCTACTACTACCTCGATGCGCCGCCGGAGCGCTACAGCCTCACCGAGCTGCGCGCCATACAGGACTGGCTGATCAAGCCGCAGCTGGAGACGGTGCCCGGAGTCACCGAGGTGCTCGGCATCGGCGGCTTTGAGAAGCAGTATCAGGTCAACGTCGACCCCGACGCCTTGCTGCGCTACGACTTGACGCTCGATGAGGTGATCGAGCGCGTCGAGGCCAACAATCTCAACGTGGGCGCCCAGTTCATCGAGCAGCGCGGCGAGCAGTTCGTGGTGCGCTCGGAGGGCCTCGCACAGGGCGTGGAGGATCTCAGAGCCATCACTGTCAAGACCGAGGACGGCACGCCGATCAGGCTTGAGGATGTGGCGCAAATCGAGATCGGCGGTGCGGTGCGCCAGGGCCTGCAGACCCTCAACGGTGAGCGCGAGGTCGTCTCCGGCATGGTCGTGCAGCTCTACCAGGCCGACACGTCCGAGGTCATCGAGCGGGTCGAGGCGAAGCTCGCACAGATCGGCGAGAGCCTGCCCGAAGGCGTCTCCATCGTGCCCTATTACGAGCAAGGCACGCTGGTGCAGAACAGCGTCGCCACGGTCACGGACGCACTGCTCCAGGGCATCGTGCTGGTAGCGCTGGTGCTGCTCGTCTTCATGGGCGGCCTGCGCCCCAGCGTGGTGGTGGCGCTCGCCATCCCCTTCTCGGTGCTGTTCGCGGTCATCGCCATGCACTGGTTCGACATTTCCGCGAACCTGATGAGCCTTGGCGGGCTGGCCATCGCGATCGGCATGATGGTGGACGGCACCATCGTGATGGTCGAGAACGTTGACCGTCATCTGCGCGAGGCCGTACCCGATGAGCCGCGCATCCATGTCGTCGGGCGCGCCTGCCGTGAGGTGGCCCAACCGGTGGTGTTTGCGATCGCCATCATCATCATCGTGTTCGTGCCGCTGTTCACGCTCACCGGCGTCGAGGGCAAAACCTTCCGCCCGCTCGCCTACACCGTGGCCCTGGCGATGCTCGGCTCGCTGGTCTACGCCCTGTTACAGGCCCCCGTGCTCAGCGACCTGCTGATGCGCCGCCCGGCCCAGCGCAAGAGCAAGGCTGCGGCGTCGGATAGGAGCGAGGGCACCGCCCAAGGCGAGTCGTGGATCGTTCGCGCGCTGCTGGTGCCCTACCGGCCGCTGGTGCGCTTTTTTATCCGCCAGCGCTGGATCGCGGTGGCCCTGGCGATCGGGCTAATGGTCGCCGGCGCGGCCATCTTCCCAAGGCTCGGCAGCGAATTCTCGCCCCGCCTCGCCGAGGGCGATCTGATCGTCAACCTGACTCTGGCTCCGTCGATTTCCCTGGACGAAGCCACGCGGCTCACGCTGCTCGCCGAGAAGCGGATGCTCAGCGTCCCGGCTGTGGAGGCGGTGGTCAGCCGCATCGGCCGCGGCGAAGTGGGCGCCCACGCCGACCCGATCAACTCGGTGCACGCCTTGGTCGTGCTCGCGCCGCGCAGCGAGTGGGCCGAGCTCGGCTTCGACTCGCAGGGCGATATCGAGCGAGCGCTAAGACAGACGCTCGATGGCATGCCCGGCGTGATGGCAAACCTCACCCAGCCGATCCAGCTCTCGGTTGACGAGCTGGTCGGCGGCGTGAGAGCGGATCTGGCGATCAAGCTCTTCGGCGATGATCTGGCGACGCTCAAGCGCAAAGCCGACGAGATTGCCGCTGTGGTGCGCGAGGTGCCGGGTGCGGCGGATGTGCAGACCGAGCAGGTCACCGGCACGCCGCAGCTGCGGATTCGTCCGGACCGCCAGGCGCTGTCTCGCTACGGGATCGATCTGGCGACGGTGCAGAATGCGATTAGCGCCGCCGTCGGGGGCGTCGAGGCTGGTCAGATCTTCGAGGGGACGCGCCGGTTTGATATTTACATCCGCTACCAGGAGCGATTCCGCGACGACGCCGAGGCGATCGCCGATCTCCTGGTCCAGGCGCCCGACGGGCAGGATGTACCGCTAGGTCAGCTCGCCACCATCGAGGCCATCGAAGGCCCGCGGCAGATCACCCGCGAGAATGCCCAGCGCTACATCACCGTGCAGGCCAACGTGGAGGGGCGCGACATCGGCAGCTTGGTGCAAGACGCTCAGGCGGCGATCGACCGGGAGGTCGAGCTTCCAGCCGGCTACATCCTGGACTGGGGCGGCCAGTTCGAGTTGCAGCAGGAGGCCAATGCGCGTTTCGCGGTGGTCATCCCCGTCACCCTCGCGCTCATTTGCCTGATGCTCTACATGAGCTTCGGCTCGATCAAGAGCACCGCTTTGATCCTGCTCAACATTCCGCTGGCGCTGGTGGGCGGCGTCGCCGCGCTGTGGTTGAGCGGTCAGAACCTCTCGGTGCCGGCCTCCGTGGGATTTATCGCCTTGCTCGGCATCGCGCTGGAGAACGGCATGGTGCTGGTGACCTATCTCAATCAGCTGGTGAAGTCCGGGGTGCCGGTGGACGAGGCTTCGGTCCGCGGCGCGAGCCTGCGCGTACGGCCGGTGCTGATGACCGCCGTGACGACGGCGCTAGGGCTGGCGCCGCTGTTGTTCGCAACCGGCACCGGTAGCGAAGTGCAGCGGCCGCTGGCGGCGGTGGTGGTCGGTGGGCTAATCACCTCCACCGTGCTCACGCTGCTGGTGATACCGGCGCTCTATAAGTGGTTTGCCGTCCGCGTCGAGCCCGAAACCGGCGCCTGA
- a CDS encoding P-II family nitrogen regulator — MKKIEAFIKEEKVEEVTRALRPIEGLTGMTVLRGEGFGRRHEGSELAPTPEMIHDFRQVARVEVFCMDALAETVVAAIEKAAHTGLRHDGKIYVLPVEQAVRVSSGERGEGAI; from the coding sequence ATGAAGAAAATCGAGGCGTTCATCAAGGAGGAGAAAGTGGAGGAAGTCACGCGTGCGCTTCGTCCGATCGAAGGCCTGACGGGCATGACCGTGCTCCGGGGGGAGGGCTTCGGTCGACGACATGAAGGCAGCGAACTGGCCCCGACACCGGAGATGATCCACGACTTCCGCCAAGTGGCCCGAGTCGAGGTCTTCTGTATGGATGCACTGGCTGAAACCGTGGTTGCCGCTATCGAGAAGGCAGCCCACACCGGCTTGCGTCACGATGGCAAGATCTACGTACTACCGGTTGAGCAGGCAGTACGGGTTAGCTCGGGCGAACGCGGCGAGGGGGCGATTTGA
- a CDS encoding DUF3703 domain-containing protein, whose product MHNALKSLYRDELAAAQAAEARGNLPQAFAHLERAHILGQRFALAHAATHLRMLRLGWQLRDAREVRGQLSRALAALLFSRIWVPVGNTGRANVSAFRPMPLPEDLARVLVES is encoded by the coding sequence ATGCACAACGCACTGAAGTCACTCTACCGGGACGAGCTTGCCGCGGCGCAGGCGGCCGAGGCGCGGGGCAATCTCCCGCAGGCCTTCGCGCACCTTGAGCGCGCTCACATCCTGGGTCAGCGCTTTGCGCTGGCACATGCGGCGACCCACCTGCGCATGCTCAGGCTCGGCTGGCAGTTGCGGGATGCGCGCGAGGTACGCGGCCAACTCTCGCGCGCGCTGGCGGCGCTGCTCTTTTCGCGCATCTGGGTGCCCGTCGGCAATACCGGGCGGGCGAATGTCAGTGCCTTCAGACCGATGCCGCTGCCCGAAGATCTAGCGCGGGTGCTGGTCGAGTCCTAA
- a CDS encoding MerR family transcriptional regulator yields the protein MSVDKHYTVGQLAKATGTKAVTIRYYERLGLLPSAGRTAAGYRLYTEVERDRLLFIRRSRILGFSLDDIRELLSLADERETSCAAVDAKVVEQLEQVRMRLRDLRALEAELERLSVCCAGGTIDDCRIIETLSAESAGRV from the coding sequence GTGAGTGTTGACAAGCACTACACGGTGGGGCAGCTGGCAAAGGCCACCGGCACCAAGGCTGTAACGATTCGCTATTACGAGCGTCTGGGGCTGCTGCCCTCCGCAGGCCGTACCGCCGCAGGCTATCGCCTCTATACCGAGGTCGAGCGCGACCGTCTGCTCTTTATCCGGCGCAGCCGCATATTGGGTTTTAGTCTGGACGATATTCGTGAGCTGCTTAGCCTTGCCGATGAGCGTGAAACCTCCTGTGCCGCGGTCGACGCCAAGGTTGTAGAACAGCTCGAGCAGGTGCGAATGCGCCTCCGTGACTTGCGCGCCCTGGAGGCCGAGCTCGAGCGCCTGAGCGTATGCTGCGCAGGAGGCACCATCGATGACTGCCGCATCATTGAGACACTCTCAGCGGAGTCTGCTGGCCGGGTATAG
- a CDS encoding cation transporter, with the protein MNSCCENKAGELAQLRAKQGRVLYIVLAINAVMFLFEFISGWLARSTALLGDSLDMFGDASVYALTIYALQRSARTRAAAALFKGAFMLLFGLVVIGDALRKSVLGVVPEAEWMGVVGLIALAANTVCFMLLYRHRSDDLNMRSTWLCSRNDLIANTSVIAAAVLVGLTGTLWPDVLVGLAIAALFLHSAWQVLREAWQEWRAHSPQTVETVSTVEPSGACCGTDIVARADSCCGTDAAAQADSCCGASAVDAKTKSEREQCTTH; encoded by the coding sequence ATGAATAGCTGCTGCGAGAACAAGGCCGGCGAGCTCGCCCAGCTGCGTGCCAAGCAAGGGCGCGTGCTCTACATCGTGCTCGCCATCAACGCCGTGATGTTTCTCTTCGAGTTCATCAGCGGCTGGTTGGCGCGCTCGACGGCGCTGCTCGGTGACTCGCTCGATATGTTCGGCGATGCCTCGGTATACGCGCTGACGATCTACGCCCTGCAGCGTAGCGCCCGCACGCGCGCGGCTGCGGCTCTATTCAAGGGCGCGTTCATGCTGCTGTTTGGTCTCGTCGTCATCGGAGATGCCCTGCGCAAGAGCGTGCTGGGCGTGGTGCCCGAGGCCGAGTGGATGGGTGTCGTTGGGCTAATCGCGCTCGCTGCCAACACGGTGTGCTTCATGCTGCTCTATCGCCACCGCAGTGACGATCTCAACATGCGCTCGACCTGGCTGTGCTCCAGGAATGATCTCATCGCCAACACCAGCGTGATCGCCGCGGCGGTACTCGTGGGCCTCACGGGCACGCTGTGGCCGGACGTCCTGGTCGGTCTTGCCATCGCCGCGCTCTTTCTGCACTCGGCTTGGCAGGTGCTCAGGGAAGCTTGGCAAGAGTGGCGTGCACACAGCCCGCAGACGGTTGAGACAGTGTCAACTGTGGAGCCGTCCGGCGCATGTTGTGGCACTGACATCGTAGCGAGGGCAGATAGCTGCTGCGGCACCGATGCTGCGGCACAGGCGGATAGCTGTTGTGGAGCGAGTGCCGTAGACGCAAAAACCAAGAGCGAGCGCGAGCAATGCACAACGCACTGA